In Poecilia reticulata strain Guanapo linkage group LG17, Guppy_female_1.0+MT, whole genome shotgun sequence, the following proteins share a genomic window:
- the cdc7 gene encoding cell division cycle 7-related protein kinase isoform X1, which translates to MELSPVCSEDISSYGGILKSDAVHRKRKISKDVELDIESLYKTVPQLSKVFRIKDKIGEGTFSSVYLGEAQMHDGRREMFALKHLIPTSHPTRIAAELQCLTLAGGRENVMGVTYCFRKEDHVVIVMPYMEHQAIVDIIGSLSYKEVRLYIYHLLKALKHIHQFGIIHRDIKPNNFLYNRKLRTYALVDFGLAQGTADSQIELLKVMRQKPSQKGGGPPGKQEAAQRSRALPKPPVKTTSTAPTSLPLPPHQSVPSTSSSSSSAPHITTPPPAAGKALVRKARATSTSYSRTKLTKDLAGLRRVPRPVFGERNLNSCTPAPPTSKHVPLKTESLKAKKTEDAASYKHVSSNRGLVSVRTSGSSQKPQRAPQQGLTCNCYLTDRVCNVCLARKQQVAPRAGTPGFRAPEVLTKCPNQGTAIDVWSAGVILLSLLSGRYPFFKASDDLIALAQIMTIRGSRETIQAAKTFGKAVVCSRELPRQDLRTLCETLRGQRSSADVTMVPEAGGETSAARRNTDQDETPTRWANGPQLNTHRGEVSETRPEHHEHSSSSKAPTNQSSPSESKVADDQKGWDRVPDEAFNLLDLLLDLNPSTRITAAEALQHPFFKDL; encoded by the exons ATGGAGCTTTCTCCTGTCTGCTCTGAGGACATCAGCTCATATGGAGGAATTTTGAAATCAGACGCAGTtcacaggaaaagaaaaatctcaa AGGATGTGGAGCTGGATATTGAGTCCCTGTACAAAACTGTCCCTCAGCTCTCCAAAGTGTTTCGCATCAAAGACAAAATTGGAGAAG GCACCTTCAGCTCAGTGTACTTGGGTGAGGCCCAGATGCATGATGGGAGGAGAGAGATGTTTGCACTGAAGCATCTCATCCCCACCAGCCATCCGACACGCATTGCTGCTGAACTTCAGTGCCTGACTTTGGCAGG CGGCAGGGAGAATGTGATGGGAGTGACGTACTGCTTCAGGAAGGAGGACCACGTTGTAATTGTAATGCCATACATGGAGCATCAAGCTATTGTG GACATCATCGGGTCACTGAGCTACAAAGAGGTCCGTCTGTACATCTACCACCTGCTGAAAGCCCTGAAACACATCCACCAGTTTGGGATCATCCATCGGGACATCAAGCCAAACAATTTCCTCTACAACAGGAAGCTCAGAAC GTATGCGCTTGTGGACTTCGGCTTGGCCCAGGGAACCGCTGATTCCCAGATTGAGCTGCTGAAGGTGATGAGACAGAAGCCGTCACAGAAAGGTGGAGGGCCGCcagggaaacaggaagcagcacaAAGAAGCAGAGCACTTCCTAAACCCCCTGTTAAGACCACCAGCACCGCTCCGACTTCACTGCCTCTACCTCCACACCAATCAGTACCTtctacctcctcctcctcctcctctgctccccACATCACCACTCCCCCCCCAGCAGCTGGGAAAGCACTGGTTAGAAAAGCACGGGCCACCTCCACCTCCTACTCTCGAACAAAACTCACAAAG GATCTGGCAGGACTGCGCAGAGTTCCTCGACCGGTGTTTGGGGAGAGAAACCTGAACAGCTGCACACCAGCGCCCCCTACCTCTAAGCATGTGCCGCTTAAGACTGAA TCTCTAAAAGCCAAGAAAACAGAGGATGCAGCCAGCTACAAACACGTTTCATCCAACCGGGGCCTGGTGTCTGTCAGGACATCCGGCAGCAGCCAGAAGCCACAGCGGGCCCCTCAGCAGGGCCTCACATGTAACTGCTACCTCACTGATCGCGTCTGCAACGTCTGCCTGGCCAG aaAGCAGCAGGTAGCACCCAGAGCGGGGACTCCCGGTTTTAGAGCGCCAGAAGTCCTGACCAAATGTCCCAACCAAGGCACAG CCATAGACGTGTGGTCGGCTGGTGTGATCCTGCTGTCCCTGCTCAGTGGCCGCTACCCCTTCTTTAAAGCCAGCGACGACCTGATTGCCCTCGCACAGATCATGACCATCAGAGGCTCTAGGGAGACCATTCAGGCCGCGAAGACATTTG GAAAAGCAGTGGTGTGCAGCCGGGAGCTTCCTCGCCAGGACCTCAGGACGCTTTGTGAGACGCTGAGAGGACAGAGGTCTTCAGCGGACGTCACCATGGTTCCAGAAGCGGGTGGAGAGACATCCGCCGCCCGCAGAAACACAGACCAAGATGAAACTCCAACACGTTGGGCCAACGGCCCTCAGCTCAACACGCACAGAGGAGAAGTCAGTGAAACTCGCCCAGAACACCATGAACATTCAAGTAGCAGCAAAGCCCCAACCAACCAGAGCTCCCCGTCAGAGAGTAAAGTGGCGGACGATCAGAAGGGCTGGGACAGGGTTCCTGACGAGGCCTTCAACCTTTTGGATCTGCTGCTGGACCTAAACCCATCCACTAGGATCACAGCTGCTGAAGCTCTGCAGCATCCTTTCTTTAAGGATCTGTGA
- the cdc7 gene encoding cell division cycle 7-related protein kinase isoform X2: MELSPVCSEDISSYGGILKSDAVHRKRKISKDVELDIESLYKTVPQLSKVFRIKDKIGEGTFSSVYLGEAQMHDGRREMFALKHLIPTSHPTRIAAELQCLTLAGGRENVMGVTYCFRKEDHVVIVMPYMEHQAIVDIIGSLSYKEVRLYIYHLLKALKHIHQFGIIHRDIKPNNFLYNRKLRTYALVDFGLAQGTADSQIELLKDLAGLRRVPRPVFGERNLNSCTPAPPTSKHVPLKTESLKAKKTEDAASYKHVSSNRGLVSVRTSGSSQKPQRAPQQGLTCNCYLTDRVCNVCLARKQQVAPRAGTPGFRAPEVLTKCPNQGTAIDVWSAGVILLSLLSGRYPFFKASDDLIALAQIMTIRGSRETIQAAKTFGKAVVCSRELPRQDLRTLCETLRGQRSSADVTMVPEAGGETSAARRNTDQDETPTRWANGPQLNTHRGEVSETRPEHHEHSSSSKAPTNQSSPSESKVADDQKGWDRVPDEAFNLLDLLLDLNPSTRITAAEALQHPFFKDL; this comes from the exons ATGGAGCTTTCTCCTGTCTGCTCTGAGGACATCAGCTCATATGGAGGAATTTTGAAATCAGACGCAGTtcacaggaaaagaaaaatctcaa AGGATGTGGAGCTGGATATTGAGTCCCTGTACAAAACTGTCCCTCAGCTCTCCAAAGTGTTTCGCATCAAAGACAAAATTGGAGAAG GCACCTTCAGCTCAGTGTACTTGGGTGAGGCCCAGATGCATGATGGGAGGAGAGAGATGTTTGCACTGAAGCATCTCATCCCCACCAGCCATCCGACACGCATTGCTGCTGAACTTCAGTGCCTGACTTTGGCAGG CGGCAGGGAGAATGTGATGGGAGTGACGTACTGCTTCAGGAAGGAGGACCACGTTGTAATTGTAATGCCATACATGGAGCATCAAGCTATTGTG GACATCATCGGGTCACTGAGCTACAAAGAGGTCCGTCTGTACATCTACCACCTGCTGAAAGCCCTGAAACACATCCACCAGTTTGGGATCATCCATCGGGACATCAAGCCAAACAATTTCCTCTACAACAGGAAGCTCAGAAC GTATGCGCTTGTGGACTTCGGCTTGGCCCAGGGAACCGCTGATTCCCAGATTGAGCTGCTGAAG GATCTGGCAGGACTGCGCAGAGTTCCTCGACCGGTGTTTGGGGAGAGAAACCTGAACAGCTGCACACCAGCGCCCCCTACCTCTAAGCATGTGCCGCTTAAGACTGAA TCTCTAAAAGCCAAGAAAACAGAGGATGCAGCCAGCTACAAACACGTTTCATCCAACCGGGGCCTGGTGTCTGTCAGGACATCCGGCAGCAGCCAGAAGCCACAGCGGGCCCCTCAGCAGGGCCTCACATGTAACTGCTACCTCACTGATCGCGTCTGCAACGTCTGCCTGGCCAG aaAGCAGCAGGTAGCACCCAGAGCGGGGACTCCCGGTTTTAGAGCGCCAGAAGTCCTGACCAAATGTCCCAACCAAGGCACAG CCATAGACGTGTGGTCGGCTGGTGTGATCCTGCTGTCCCTGCTCAGTGGCCGCTACCCCTTCTTTAAAGCCAGCGACGACCTGATTGCCCTCGCACAGATCATGACCATCAGAGGCTCTAGGGAGACCATTCAGGCCGCGAAGACATTTG GAAAAGCAGTGGTGTGCAGCCGGGAGCTTCCTCGCCAGGACCTCAGGACGCTTTGTGAGACGCTGAGAGGACAGAGGTCTTCAGCGGACGTCACCATGGTTCCAGAAGCGGGTGGAGAGACATCCGCCGCCCGCAGAAACACAGACCAAGATGAAACTCCAACACGTTGGGCCAACGGCCCTCAGCTCAACACGCACAGAGGAGAAGTCAGTGAAACTCGCCCAGAACACCATGAACATTCAAGTAGCAGCAAAGCCCCAACCAACCAGAGCTCCCCGTCAGAGAGTAAAGTGGCGGACGATCAGAAGGGCTGGGACAGGGTTCCTGACGAGGCCTTCAACCTTTTGGATCTGCTGCTGGACCTAAACCCATCCACTAGGATCACAGCTGCTGAAGCTCTGCAGCATCCTTTCTTTAAGGATCTGTGA
- the glmna gene encoding glomulin, FKBP associated protein a, with amino-acid sequence MALEQLSDVVQRCQALPDDSYSPEDHDVFTIAGRSCIEEGHGPQVLSIVLDEKNQNVVRSMGWNLLPPLVQVLLRKDDKHLPQCLAIFNHLLETCRPKELLIGLLELLEHDDADRIAESLHLLLNPLQKVLLRLGDRKASSLGMTLSSVLDQLAKLPVSDTKEQEEDDVFSLGRCCADLARFVRPFAQEARLNQSSGNQLRKSHKTAGGQEEGAEDELRTELLKFCMKTLSQPLLDIQIWDPDTLPLSPLRTFAAEILDILGTVGESLPGLVFHPLLKKKEVPGFLEEEVRYPKNSLACLAHLVFVHHLAADTFPSVFSPVFCLRCNMEHISILLSRTETSRLQKGLELYEKSLVRVEDGSLPADLLEIRTFLTVPQNLVKVMTICPKHDLRTKGLKVFQLSIDKFNTEAKYRFFQYMLRTSNHSGVEGYIIKNIKNQIDAALQPGNGNIWFEGVHLLPLLRKVFSLPDGPETDLLHYLDRVMESLNLLRYLVIRDKVTENQTGIWTELYKIEDTFLKPLRVGVNMSRAHYERELQDTREKKKKNAKEESVLSVSVGGEKLPKMTSESQIQALHSALHTFDMIESVLVRIEELVEVKDGLETAGEPQLLRA; translated from the exons ATGGCTCTGGAGCAGCTCAGTGATGTGGTCCAGAGATGT CAGGCACTCCCAGATGACAGCTACAGCCCCGAGGATCACGATGTATTCACTATCGCGGGACGGAGCTGCATCGAGGAGGGACACGGCCCGCAGGTCCTCAGCATCGTCCTGGATGAAAAGAATCAG AACGTGGTGAGGAGTATGGGCTGGAACCTGCTGCCGCCGCTGGTTCAGGTGCTGCTGAGGAAAGACGACAAACATCTCCCTCAGTGCCTGGCCATTTTTAACCATCTGTTAGAG ACCTGCCGGCCCAAAGAGTTGCTGATTGGCCTTCTGGAGCTGCTGGAACATGACGACGCCGACAGAATCGCCGAAAGTCTCCATCTGCTTCTGAACCCGCTACAGAAAG TGCTGCTGCGCCTGGGCGACCGGAAGGCGTCCTCCCTGGGTATGACCCTGTCCTCCGTCCTGGACCAGCTGGCCAAGCTGCCCGTCTCCGACACCAAGGAGCAAGAAGAGGACGACGTCTTTTCGCTCGGCCGCTGCTGCGCCGACCTCGCGCGGTTTGTCAGGCCCTTTGCGCAGGAGGCGAGGCTGAATCAGAGCAGTGGGAATCAACTGCGGAAATCCCACAAAACAGCGGGTGGACAggaggagggagcagaggaTGAGCTGCGGACAGAACTCCTGAAGTT CTGCATGAAGACCCTGAGCCAGCCTCTGCTGGACATACAGATCTGGGATCCAGACACACTGCCACTGTCTCCACTCCGGACTTTTGCTGCAGAGATTCTG GACATTCTGGGCACCGTCGGAGAGTCTCTCCCAGGTCTGGTGTTCCACCCACTGCTTAAGAAGAAAGAGGTTCCGGGCTTCCTGGAGGAGGAGGTCCGTTATCCCAAAAATTCCCTGGCCTGCTTGGCACACCTGGTTTTCGTCCATCACCTGGCGGCCGATACTTTCCCCAGTGTTTTCAG CCCCGTCTTCTGTCTGCGCTGCAACATGGAGCACATTTCCATTCTTCTGTCCCG AACTGAGACCTCCAGGCTACAGAAAGGACTG GAGCTGTATGAGAAGAGTCTGGTGCGGGTGGAGGATGGCAGTCTGCCAGCGGATCTGCTCGAGATCAGAACCTTCCTCACCGTCCCTCAG AACTTAGTAAAGGTCATGACGATTTGCCCCAAGCATGATCTG AGGACTAAAGGACTGAAGGTGTTCCAGCTCAGCATCGATAAGTTCAACACTGAAGCCAAGTACAGATTTTTCCA ATACATGCTCAGGACTAGCAACCACTCGGGAGTAGAAGGctacatcattaaaaacatcaagaaTCAGATCGATGCAGCTCTGCAG CCGGGTAACGgtaacatctggtttgagggaGTTCACCTGCTGCCTTTGCTGCGCAAGGTATTTAGTCTTCCAGACGGCCCAGAGACGGATCTCCTGCACTACCTGGACAG AGTCATGGAGTCTCTGAACCTGCTGCGCTACCTGGTCATCAGAGACAAAGTAACAGAGAACCAG ACCGGCATCTGGACCGAGTTGTATAAAATAGAAGATACGTTCCTGAAGCCTCTGCGTGTCGGCGTGAACATGTCGAGAGCCCACTATGAGAGGGAGCTGCAGGACACcagggagaagaaaaagaaaaacgccaAAG AGGAGTCGGTGCTGTCTGTATCTGTTGGTGGGGAGAAGCTGCCAAAAATGACATCAGAATCTCAGATTCAG GCTCTGCACTCAGCGCTCCACACATTCGACATGATCGAGAGCGTGTTGGTGCGGATAGAGGAGCTGGTGGAGGTGAAGGACGGCCTGGAAACTGCAGGAGAGCCTCAACTTCTCAGGgcctaa
- the rpap2 gene encoding putative RNA polymerase II subunit B1 CTD phosphatase rpap2 isoform X1 — protein METEERRRRGGSAKSSKKGGKCVKVRTAEEEARRREEVKERLREKLELERRALKVVERLLEDSVAEDFLIDCAKLITPANYKDTVEERFIAKLCGYPACPNKLGKIPNQRFKISTKTNRVYDITERKCFCSNFCYKASKHYELQISKTPLWLRQHESSPPEVRLLKKGEGGSSGEEVLLSERRLKEEDIEDPLAAPPQDPPASERSAAGSDLSQSSDSEQEQDFVSSVVPQRRRAQVSWADLPRHTDEDGKQSEQRQIDEPEERKRAGGDDASPEDRPVEEATAKLNECSVSERVHPISDLPVNSHTEPSAGSKQAPNLAALSITQVGMSQRGAAGLRGLLITHSGNANPDSVRLNLLACLKRTLKEWCTDDTLCFLYGANRSLGSPFANVKETQEEELDEDDLEDEDDVTEPGAEEQDRGRSAAAPDYETLRKETERLQLRVTEFYRGTWILPEEEEMKPSKETESKDPVLPLIDSQAQNLIQKRITVEKLSSCLRNVVGPVGLTMSDISTDLNNLVRTFRFSNTNIIHKTPEWTLIAVVLLHLLSFVSPVVRDALEVSASVQYLNTLMEELGLQQHDLLSVVQLFKSSTN, from the exons ATGGAGacagaagagaggaggaggagaggaggttCTGCTAAAAGCTCCAAAAAAG GTGGGAAATGTGTCAAAGTACGGACCGCAGAAGAAGAAGCGAGGAG GagagaggaggtgaaggagaggCTGAGGGAGAAGCTGGAGCTGGAGAGGAGAGCCCTTAAGGTAGTGGAGCGCCTCCTAGAGGACAGCGTGGCTGAAGACTTCCTGATTGACTGT GCCAAGCTCATAACTCCTGCTAACTACAAAGACACTGTGGAGGAGAGATTCATCGCCAAACTCTGTGGTTATCCTGCATGTCCAAACAAACTGGGCAAG ATCCCAAACCAACGGTTTAAAATATCTACCAAAACAAACCGGGTTTATGACATCACAGAGCGGAAG tgtttttgcagcaacTTCTGCTACAAGGCTTCCAAACACTATGAGCTGCAGATATCGAAGACGCCTCTTTGGCTCAGGCAGCATGAAAG CAGTCCCCCAGAGGTGAGGTTGCTGAAGAAAGGAGAGGG TGGGAGTTCTGGTGAGGAGGTGCTGCTGTCCGAGAGGCGCCTCAAAGAGGAGGACATCGAGGACCCCCTGGCTGCCCCGCCTCAGGACCCTCCTGCCTCCGAGCGCAGCGCCGCAGGAAGTGACCTCAGCCAGAGCAGCGACAGCGAACAGGAGCAGGACTTCGTCTCCAGCGTGGTCCCCCAGCGCCGGAGAGCCCAGGTGAGCTGGGCTGACCTGCCCAGACACACAGACGAAGACGGGAAGCAGAGCGAGCAGCGACAGATTGACGAgccagaggagaggaagagagcagGAGGAGATGATGCGTCTCCTGAGGACAGACCTGTAGAGGAGGCCACAGCAAAGCTGAATGAGTGTAGCGTGTCGGAGAGAGTCCATCCCATCTCTGACCTGCCTGTAAACTCACACACTGAACCCTCAGCTGGAAGCAAACAGGCTCCAAACCTGGCAGCTCTCAGCATCACCCAGGTGGGGATGAGCCAGAGAGGAGCAGCCGGGCTGCGGGGTCTCCTGATCACCCACTCTGGAAACGCCAATCCTGACTCGGTGCGGCTCAATCTGCTGGCGTGCCTGAAGAGGACGCTAAAGGAGTGGTGCACAGACGACACTCTGTGCTTCCTGTACGGAGCCAACCGTTCTCTGGGATCCCCGTTCGCCAACGTAAAGGAAACGCAGGAAGAGGAGCTGGACGAAGATGACCTCGAGGACGAGGACGACGTGACGGAGCCAGGCGCCGAAGAGCAGGACAGGGGGCGGTCGGCTGCAGCTCCGGACTACGAGACGCTGCGGAAGGAGACCGAGCGGCTGCAGCTCAGAGTCACAGAGTTTTACAGAGGGACGTGGATTCTgcctgaggaggaggagatgaagcCCAGCAAG GAGACGGAATCGAAGGATCCAGTTTTGCCGCTGATTGATTCCCAGGCTCAGAACCTCATCCAGAAACGGATTACAGTGGAGAAACTCAgcagctg TCTCAGGAACGTTGTAGGTCCGGTGGGCCTCACCATGAGTGACATCTCCACGGACCTGAACAACCTGGTCAGGACTTTCAG GTTCAGCAACACCAACATCATCCACAAAACCCCAGAGTGGACGCTGATAGCCGTGGTGCTTCTGCATCT GCTGTCCTTCGTGTCTCCGGTGGTGCGGGACGCCCTGGAGGTGTCGGCGTCAGTGCAGTATTTGAACACCCTGATGGAG
- the rpap2 gene encoding putative RNA polymerase II subunit B1 CTD phosphatase rpap2 isoform X2: protein METEERRRRGGSAKSSKKGGKCVKVRTAEEEARRREEVKERLREKLELERRALKVVERLLEDSVAEDFLIDCAKLITPANYKDTVEERFIAKLCGYPACPNKLGKIPNQRFKISTKTNRVYDITERKCFCSNFCYKASKHYELQISKTPLWLRQHESPPEVRLLKKGEGGSSGEEVLLSERRLKEEDIEDPLAAPPQDPPASERSAAGSDLSQSSDSEQEQDFVSSVVPQRRRAQVSWADLPRHTDEDGKQSEQRQIDEPEERKRAGGDDASPEDRPVEEATAKLNECSVSERVHPISDLPVNSHTEPSAGSKQAPNLAALSITQVGMSQRGAAGLRGLLITHSGNANPDSVRLNLLACLKRTLKEWCTDDTLCFLYGANRSLGSPFANVKETQEEELDEDDLEDEDDVTEPGAEEQDRGRSAAAPDYETLRKETERLQLRVTEFYRGTWILPEEEEMKPSKETESKDPVLPLIDSQAQNLIQKRITVEKLSSCLRNVVGPVGLTMSDISTDLNNLVRTFRFSNTNIIHKTPEWTLIAVVLLHLLSFVSPVVRDALEVSASVQYLNTLMEELGLQQHDLLSVVQLFKSSTN, encoded by the exons ATGGAGacagaagagaggaggaggagaggaggttCTGCTAAAAGCTCCAAAAAAG GTGGGAAATGTGTCAAAGTACGGACCGCAGAAGAAGAAGCGAGGAG GagagaggaggtgaaggagaggCTGAGGGAGAAGCTGGAGCTGGAGAGGAGAGCCCTTAAGGTAGTGGAGCGCCTCCTAGAGGACAGCGTGGCTGAAGACTTCCTGATTGACTGT GCCAAGCTCATAACTCCTGCTAACTACAAAGACACTGTGGAGGAGAGATTCATCGCCAAACTCTGTGGTTATCCTGCATGTCCAAACAAACTGGGCAAG ATCCCAAACCAACGGTTTAAAATATCTACCAAAACAAACCGGGTTTATGACATCACAGAGCGGAAG tgtttttgcagcaacTTCTGCTACAAGGCTTCCAAACACTATGAGCTGCAGATATCGAAGACGCCTCTTTGGCTCAGGCAGCATGAAAG TCCCCCAGAGGTGAGGTTGCTGAAGAAAGGAGAGGG TGGGAGTTCTGGTGAGGAGGTGCTGCTGTCCGAGAGGCGCCTCAAAGAGGAGGACATCGAGGACCCCCTGGCTGCCCCGCCTCAGGACCCTCCTGCCTCCGAGCGCAGCGCCGCAGGAAGTGACCTCAGCCAGAGCAGCGACAGCGAACAGGAGCAGGACTTCGTCTCCAGCGTGGTCCCCCAGCGCCGGAGAGCCCAGGTGAGCTGGGCTGACCTGCCCAGACACACAGACGAAGACGGGAAGCAGAGCGAGCAGCGACAGATTGACGAgccagaggagaggaagagagcagGAGGAGATGATGCGTCTCCTGAGGACAGACCTGTAGAGGAGGCCACAGCAAAGCTGAATGAGTGTAGCGTGTCGGAGAGAGTCCATCCCATCTCTGACCTGCCTGTAAACTCACACACTGAACCCTCAGCTGGAAGCAAACAGGCTCCAAACCTGGCAGCTCTCAGCATCACCCAGGTGGGGATGAGCCAGAGAGGAGCAGCCGGGCTGCGGGGTCTCCTGATCACCCACTCTGGAAACGCCAATCCTGACTCGGTGCGGCTCAATCTGCTGGCGTGCCTGAAGAGGACGCTAAAGGAGTGGTGCACAGACGACACTCTGTGCTTCCTGTACGGAGCCAACCGTTCTCTGGGATCCCCGTTCGCCAACGTAAAGGAAACGCAGGAAGAGGAGCTGGACGAAGATGACCTCGAGGACGAGGACGACGTGACGGAGCCAGGCGCCGAAGAGCAGGACAGGGGGCGGTCGGCTGCAGCTCCGGACTACGAGACGCTGCGGAAGGAGACCGAGCGGCTGCAGCTCAGAGTCACAGAGTTTTACAGAGGGACGTGGATTCTgcctgaggaggaggagatgaagcCCAGCAAG GAGACGGAATCGAAGGATCCAGTTTTGCCGCTGATTGATTCCCAGGCTCAGAACCTCATCCAGAAACGGATTACAGTGGAGAAACTCAgcagctg TCTCAGGAACGTTGTAGGTCCGGTGGGCCTCACCATGAGTGACATCTCCACGGACCTGAACAACCTGGTCAGGACTTTCAG GTTCAGCAACACCAACATCATCCACAAAACCCCAGAGTGGACGCTGATAGCCGTGGTGCTTCTGCATCT GCTGTCCTTCGTGTCTCCGGTGGTGCGGGACGCCCTGGAGGTGTCGGCGTCAGTGCAGTATTTGAACACCCTGATGGAG